One Thiocapsa bogorovii DNA segment encodes these proteins:
- the dbpA gene encoding ATP-dependent RNA helicase DbpA, translated as MTKTSFASLNLNPDLLENLSSLGYDTMTPIQALSCPDILAGRDVIAQGKTGSGKTAAFGLGLLERLDVGRFRVQSLVLCPTRELADQVAQEIRALGRRRHNIKVLTLCGGVAVGPQIGSLEHGAHIVVGTPGRIADHLERGTLRLDEVTMLVLDEADRMLEMGFEKSLDAIIDRIPTIRQTLLFSATYPSRIQAIARRIMTEPVMAQVASTHDNHSIAQHFYRVTDDRQRQRALCLLLLQHQPVSTLVFCNTKVDTRHVAQGLRDSGFSVLALHGDLEQRDRDEILVRFSNKSVSVLVATDVAARGLDIDSLDAVINYRIALDVEVHTHRVGRTGRAGSKGAAFSLYDDGEAHRVALLDTSVDPIMDSELLPSLDPQEHRPMVPPMVTVQIDGGKKQKVRPGDILGALTGPGGIRGDQVGKIQIADHWAYVAVSRESVGAALKKLSVGKLKGRAFRIRLIE; from the coding sequence TTGACTAAGACGTCATTCGCCTCTCTTAACCTCAACCCGGATCTGCTTGAGAATCTGTCCTCGCTCGGCTATGACACCATGACCCCCATCCAGGCACTGAGTTGTCCGGATATCCTGGCGGGGAGGGATGTCATCGCACAGGGAAAGACCGGTTCGGGGAAGACCGCTGCGTTTGGGCTCGGTCTACTGGAACGGCTCGATGTCGGACGCTTTCGGGTCCAGTCTCTCGTCCTCTGTCCCACCCGCGAGCTCGCCGATCAAGTGGCCCAGGAGATCCGCGCGCTCGGGCGTAGGAGGCACAACATCAAGGTGCTGACACTCTGCGGCGGGGTTGCCGTTGGCCCTCAGATCGGCTCACTGGAACACGGTGCCCATATCGTGGTGGGAACCCCGGGACGCATCGCGGATCACCTGGAGCGAGGCACGCTGCGGTTGGATGAGGTGACCATGCTGGTGCTCGACGAGGCGGATCGGATGCTTGAGATGGGCTTCGAAAAGTCGCTGGATGCGATCATCGACCGGATACCGACGATTCGCCAAACACTGCTGTTTAGCGCCACCTACCCCAGTCGGATCCAGGCTATCGCTCGGCGCATCATGACTGAACCGGTCATGGCCCAAGTAGCGTCCACTCACGACAATCACAGTATCGCCCAGCACTTCTATCGCGTGACCGACGATCGACAGCGGCAGCGAGCGCTATGTCTCTTGCTGTTGCAGCACCAACCGGTGTCGACCCTCGTGTTTTGCAATACCAAGGTCGATACGCGACACGTGGCTCAGGGGTTACGGGACAGTGGTTTTAGCGTCCTCGCCCTGCACGGTGACCTGGAGCAACGGGATCGGGATGAGATCCTGGTGCGGTTCTCCAACAAGAGCGTCTCGGTGCTGGTGGCCACCGATGTAGCGGCCCGTGGTTTGGACATCGACTCACTCGATGCGGTGATCAACTATCGGATTGCACTGGACGTGGAGGTGCATACCCATCGCGTTGGTCGTACCGGGCGTGCCGGCAGCAAGGGGGCGGCCTTTTCTCTCTACGATGACGGTGAGGCTCATCGCGTCGCCTTATTGGATACCTCGGTGGATCCAATCATGGACAGCGAGTTGTTGCCGTCACTCGACCCGCAGGAGCACCGCCCGATGGTGCCGCCGATGGTTACCGTTCAGATCGATGGTGGAAAGAAGCAAAAGGTTCGCCCGGGGGATATCCTGGGCGCTTTGACGGGCCCGGGTGGTATTCGTGGTGATCAAGTCGGAAAGATCCAGATCGCCGATCATTGGGCCTATGTGGCGGTCAGCCGAGAGAGCGTGGGGGCGGCGTTGAAAAAATTGTCGGTCGGCAAGCTGAAGGGACGCGCGTTTCGTATCAGGCTGATCGAATAA
- a CDS encoding YehS family protein produces the protein MTNNDILRRLRYTFDFDDSKMIAVFAAANSRVTRSQVSNWLKKSDDPEFEECGDHQLATFLNGLIKDRRGTKDSELPEPEQSLNNNIIFRKLKIALDLKADDILRLLAASDVHISKHELSAFFRKPDHKHYRQCKDQILRNFLSGVQLEYRDGRPQQDDPSATAGHVS, from the coding sequence ATGACCAACAACGACATCCTGCGCCGCCTTCGATACACATTCGATTTCGATGATTCCAAGATGATTGCGGTGTTTGCCGCAGCGAACAGTCGGGTGACCCGCTCCCAAGTCAGCAATTGGTTGAAAAAAAGCGATGATCCGGAGTTCGAGGAATGTGGCGATCACCAATTGGCGACCTTCCTCAACGGCTTGATCAAGGATCGACGGGGCACGAAAGACAGCGAGCTGCCCGAGCCGGAGCAATCATTGAACAACAACATCATCTTTAGGAAGCTCAAAATCGCTTTGGATCTGAAAGCGGACGATATCCTGCGTCTCTTGGCCGCAAGCGATGTTCACATCAGCAAGCATGAGTTGAGTGCGTTCTTTCGCAAGCCGGATCATAAGCACTACCGCCAATGTAAAGATCAAATTCTGCGCAACTTTCTCAGCGGCGTGCAGTTGGAGTACCGGGATGGTCGTCCGCAACAGGACGACCCCAGCGCGACTGCGGGACACGTGTCTTGA
- the dnaE gene encoding DNA polymerase III subunit alpha — MDPSFVHLHLHSEYSLVDGLVRIKPLVKRVAALGMPAVAITDQCNFFALVRFYKAAVSAGLKPIAGADLLVRNPEDVNKPHRLVLLVQDAIGYRNLTQLISRAYVEGQHLGVPYVERDWIASAAEGLIALSGGPQGDVAQLLLNGHREAAERRLAEWLAVFGDRYYLELVRTGREQEAELVETSVDLAIRLGVPVVATNDVCFLHPDDFEAHEVRVCIHEGRTLEDPRRPRRYSAEQSLRSPAEMAELFADLPEALENSVEIAKRCNLELTLGENFLPDFPVPAGMTVDSYFAEASRVGLEERLQRILDPEAADLADQRRLYCDRLDLELSVITQMGFPGYFLIVADFIQWAKAQGIPVGPGRGSGAGSLVAYALKITDLDPIEHDLLFERFLNPERVSMPDFDVDFCMEGRDRVIDYVAGKYGREAVSQIITFGTMAAKAVVRDVGRVMGHPYGFVDRVAKMVPFELGMTLEKALAESDDLKAAYEDDEEIRALIDMARKLEGLTRNAGKHAGGVVIAPTKLTDFAPLYCEQGGENLVTQFDKDDVEQVGLVKFDFLGLRTLTIIDWALKTVNALRREAGEPAIDIERIEPQDAEAFALLKRCETTAVFQLESRGMKELIKKLQPDSFGDITALVALFRPGPLQSGMVDDFINRKHGRAEVAYPHPDLEPILKPTYGIILYQEQVMQIAQVLAGYSLGGADLLRRAMGKKKQSEMDKQRTIFEEGAVARGVDRAVATYIFDLMDKFAGYGFNKSHSAAYALVSYQTLWLKTHYTAAFMAAVLSADMDNTDKVVTLIEECRALRLRVEPPAVNRSAYRFTVADPRTVIYGMGAIKGVGEGAIEAIIATRTAEGPFRDLWDFCRRIDLHKANRRVLEALVRAGALDELGPNRATLMAELPLALKLAEQHHATRAAGQADLFGALEPVASPEPDPQLASEVRADWEDEQRLAGEKETLGLYLTGHPIDRYESELRAMAVSRIAKLLETDRELGRRDRRDREKRSVAGLVVSVRHSKTQRGRMGSVVLDDRTGRIEITVFSELYEQLRHLLVPDQILQVSGALNFDEYRDSWSLRADDVRTFEQARASMADHLRLILDLSDPAAHAEGLARLDALRVALAAFRDGDLPVRLRYCRPGAAGEMVLGDAWRVEPTDALLKRLRQLLGSDAVNVVYERSPLPAAQTETQPPRLAAVG; from the coding sequence GTGGATCCCAGCTTCGTCCATCTGCATCTGCATTCCGAGTATTCGCTGGTCGACGGGCTGGTGCGGATCAAGCCGTTGGTGAAACGTGTCGCCGCGCTGGGGATGCCGGCGGTCGCCATCACGGATCAGTGCAACTTCTTCGCGCTGGTGCGCTTCTACAAAGCCGCGGTCTCGGCCGGACTCAAGCCGATCGCGGGGGCCGACCTCCTGGTGCGCAACCCGGAGGACGTCAATAAGCCACACCGCCTGGTGCTGCTCGTCCAGGATGCGATCGGCTACCGCAATCTCACGCAGCTCATCTCCCGGGCGTACGTCGAGGGCCAGCATCTCGGGGTGCCTTACGTGGAACGCGACTGGATCGCGTCCGCGGCGGAGGGTCTGATCGCGCTCTCGGGCGGGCCGCAAGGCGACGTCGCCCAACTGCTCCTGAACGGCCATCGCGAAGCCGCCGAGCGTCGGCTCGCGGAGTGGCTCGCGGTCTTCGGCGACCGCTATTACCTGGAGCTGGTGCGCACCGGACGCGAGCAAGAGGCCGAGCTGGTCGAGACCAGTGTGGATCTGGCCATCCGCTTGGGCGTGCCCGTGGTGGCGACCAACGACGTGTGTTTCCTCCATCCCGATGACTTCGAGGCCCATGAGGTGCGGGTCTGTATCCACGAGGGGCGCACCCTGGAAGATCCGCGCCGTCCGCGCCGCTACAGCGCCGAGCAGTCGCTGCGAAGCCCCGCGGAGATGGCCGAGCTCTTCGCCGATCTGCCCGAGGCGCTGGAGAACTCGGTCGAGATCGCCAAGCGCTGCAACCTTGAGCTGACCCTCGGCGAGAACTTCCTCCCGGATTTTCCGGTGCCGGCCGGGATGACGGTGGACAGCTATTTCGCCGAGGCATCGCGGGTCGGGCTCGAGGAGCGCCTGCAGCGGATCCTCGACCCGGAGGCCGCCGACCTTGCCGATCAACGTCGACTCTATTGCGATCGACTCGATCTGGAGCTGTCCGTCATCACCCAGATGGGCTTCCCCGGTTACTTCCTGATCGTCGCGGACTTCATCCAGTGGGCCAAGGCGCAGGGCATCCCGGTCGGTCCGGGCCGCGGCTCGGGCGCGGGCTCGCTGGTCGCCTATGCGCTCAAGATCACGGATCTGGACCCGATCGAGCACGATCTGCTGTTCGAGCGGTTCCTCAATCCGGAACGCGTCTCCATGCCCGACTTCGACGTCGACTTCTGCATGGAAGGCCGCGACCGGGTCATCGACTATGTCGCAGGGAAATACGGGCGCGAGGCCGTCTCCCAGATCATCACCTTCGGCACCATGGCAGCCAAGGCGGTGGTGCGCGATGTCGGGCGCGTTATGGGTCACCCCTACGGATTCGTCGATCGGGTTGCGAAGATGGTGCCCTTCGAGCTGGGGATGACCCTGGAGAAGGCGCTCGCCGAGAGCGACGATCTGAAGGCCGCCTACGAGGACGACGAAGAGATTCGGGCACTGATCGACATGGCCCGCAAGCTCGAAGGCCTGACCCGCAATGCCGGCAAACATGCAGGCGGCGTGGTCATCGCGCCGACCAAGCTCACCGACTTCGCTCCGCTCTACTGCGAGCAGGGCGGGGAGAACCTGGTCACCCAGTTCGACAAGGACGACGTAGAGCAGGTCGGACTGGTCAAGTTCGACTTCTTGGGTCTGCGTACCCTGACGATCATCGATTGGGCGCTCAAGACGGTGAACGCGCTGCGTCGCGAGGCCGGCGAGCCGGCGATCGACATCGAGCGGATCGAGCCGCAGGATGCCGAGGCCTTCGCGCTCCTGAAGCGCTGCGAGACCACGGCGGTCTTCCAGTTGGAGTCGCGCGGTATGAAGGAGCTGATCAAGAAGCTCCAGCCCGACAGCTTCGGCGACATCACCGCGCTGGTGGCGCTCTTTCGCCCAGGCCCGTTGCAGTCGGGCATGGTCGACGACTTCATCAACCGCAAGCACGGACGCGCCGAGGTCGCCTATCCGCACCCGGATCTGGAGCCCATCCTTAAACCGACCTACGGCATCATCCTCTATCAAGAGCAGGTGATGCAGATCGCCCAGGTGCTCGCCGGCTATTCGCTCGGCGGCGCCGATCTGCTGCGCAGGGCGATGGGCAAGAAGAAGCAGTCGGAGATGGACAAGCAGCGCACCATCTTCGAGGAAGGAGCGGTCGCGCGCGGGGTCGACCGAGCGGTTGCGACCTACATATTTGACTTGATGGATAAGTTTGCCGGTTACGGATTCAATAAATCGCACTCGGCCGCCTACGCGCTGGTCAGCTATCAGACCCTCTGGCTGAAGACGCATTACACGGCGGCCTTCATGGCCGCAGTGCTGAGTGCGGACATGGACAACACCGACAAGGTGGTGACCCTGATCGAGGAGTGCCGTGCCCTACGCCTGCGGGTTGAGCCGCCGGCGGTCAATCGCTCTGCCTATCGCTTCACCGTCGCCGATCCGCGCACCGTCATCTACGGCATGGGCGCCATCAAGGGGGTCGGCGAGGGCGCGATCGAGGCGATCATCGCGACACGCACGGCCGAGGGCCCGTTCCGCGATCTGTGGGACTTCTGTCGACGGATCGATCTGCACAAGGCCAACCGACGCGTCCTCGAGGCCCTGGTGCGCGCCGGTGCACTCGACGAGCTCGGGCCGAACCGTGCAACCCTGATGGCCGAGCTGCCCTTGGCGCTCAAGCTGGCCGAGCAGCACCATGCAACCCGGGCGGCCGGTCAGGCCGATCTCTTCGGTGCATTGGAGCCTGTCGCCTCGCCCGAGCCCGATCCACAATTAGCGAGCGAGGTCCGCGCCGACTGGGAAGACGAGCAGCGCCTGGCGGGCGAGAAGGAGACGCTCGGGCTCTATCTGACGGGACATCCGATCGATCGCTACGAGTCGGAGCTTCGGGCGATGGCGGTCAGCCGTATCGCCAAGCTCTTGGAGACGGATCGCGAGCTGGGCCGTCGGGACCGGCGCGACCGCGAGAAACGCAGTGTCGCCGGCCTGGTCGTGTCGGTGCGTCACAGCAAGACCCAGCGCGGGCGCATGGGCTCGGTGGTGCTCGACGATCGCACGGGGCGCATCGAGATCACTGTCTTCTCCGAGCTCTACGAGCAGTTGCGTCATCTCTTGGTGCCGGACCAGATCCTACAGGTTTCGGGGGCGCTCAATTTCGACGAGTACCGAGACAGCTGGTCCTTGCGTGCCGACGACGTGCGGACCTTCGAGCAGGCGCGGGCAAGCATGGCCGATCATCTGCGTCTCATCCTGGACCTCTCGGATCCGGCTGCCCATGCCGAGGGCCTCGCTCGGCTCGATGCCTTGCGCGTGGCACTCGCGGCCTTTCGCGACGGCGATCTCCCGGTCCGTCTGCGCTATTGCCGCCCCGGCGCAGCGGGCGAGATGGTCCTCGGAGACGCTTGGCGAGTCGAGCCGACCGACGCCCTGTTGAAACGTCTGCGACAGCTCCTCGGAAGCGACGCGGTGAACGTCGTCTACGAGCGCTCGCCGCTGCCGGCAGCGCAGACCGAGACGCAACCTCCGCGTCTGGCGGCGGTCGGCTGA
- a CDS encoding paraquat-inducible protein A, with protein MQTGRRVRQVLAVALLIGAAWLMVGLVADLNRVKILKTDLAEIHHVRYGLLDADVWVARIGEILEKRVDELDLTEASRAQVTEAVTQLLDTLIREIERNLAQRRPDPGGSWLDQLQGALQQGLQDLLLDVARLRDRVPEYADAFVEQLSVPGVKEQIKARLRVLLRDAVASSGAGTDRRPLEAVLVRYGCADVDACSRLIETEIDMVQPRIRQQLGAVIGLTALVFMVSLVGGAPRGRGSDRTTDRLAPVLLFALVGATFLLLVGGLATPMIEVDARIAELAFQLLGEPVVFTDQVLYFQTKSIFDVMRILFESGQADMLLVAVLLTLFSVVFPALKLLGTYAFYYDWSGSRGSSIVRFFALKSGKWSMADVMVVAIFMAYIGFDALVGNQLGSLRGASDAVAVLTTNGTSLEPGFYLFLGFVLAGLVLSSALENRLDRDG; from the coding sequence ATGCAGACCGGACGACGCGTTCGACAGGTCTTGGCCGTCGCCCTGCTGATCGGGGCCGCCTGGTTGATGGTCGGCCTGGTCGCCGATCTGAACCGCGTGAAGATCCTGAAGACGGATCTTGCCGAGATCCACCATGTCCGCTACGGGCTGCTGGATGCCGACGTCTGGGTCGCGCGGATCGGCGAGATCCTGGAGAAGCGCGTCGACGAGTTGGATCTCACAGAGGCTAGCCGGGCCCAGGTGACGGAGGCCGTGACCCAATTGCTCGATACCCTGATCCGCGAGATCGAGCGCAACCTCGCGCAGCGGCGGCCCGACCCGGGCGGAAGCTGGCTGGACCAGCTCCAAGGCGCACTCCAGCAGGGTTTGCAGGATCTGCTGCTGGACGTGGCGCGTCTGCGCGACCGAGTGCCCGAGTATGCCGATGCCTTCGTCGAGCAGCTGTCCGTGCCCGGTGTGAAGGAGCAGATCAAGGCGCGGTTGCGGGTCCTGCTGCGCGATGCCGTGGCCTCGAGCGGTGCCGGGACCGATCGCCGCCCGCTGGAGGCCGTCTTGGTGCGCTATGGCTGTGCGGATGTGGATGCCTGCTCGCGCCTGATCGAGACCGAGATCGACATGGTCCAACCGCGGATCCGTCAACAGCTCGGGGCCGTGATCGGGCTGACGGCCTTGGTGTTCATGGTTTCGCTGGTCGGCGGTGCCCCGCGCGGGCGAGGGTCGGACAGGACGACCGATCGGCTCGCCCCGGTTCTGCTCTTCGCACTCGTGGGTGCGACCTTCCTCCTGCTCGTCGGCGGCCTGGCCACGCCCATGATCGAGGTCGATGCGCGCATCGCCGAACTGGCCTTTCAGCTCCTCGGCGAGCCGGTCGTCTTTACCGATCAGGTGCTCTATTTCCAGACGAAGAGCATCTTCGACGTGATGCGGATCCTGTTCGAGTCCGGCCAAGCCGACATGCTGTTGGTCGCCGTACTCCTGACCCTCTTCAGCGTGGTCTTCCCTGCGCTCAAGTTGTTGGGGACGTATGCCTTTTACTACGATTGGAGCGGGTCACGCGGATCGTCGATCGTCCGCTTCTTCGCGCTGAAGTCCGGTAAATGGTCGATGGCGGACGTCATGGTCGTTGCCATCTTCATGGCCTACATCGGCTTCGATGCCCTGGTCGGCAACCAACTCGGCAGCCTTCGGGGCGCAAGTGATGCGGTCGCCGTCTTGACCACCAACGGCACCTCCTTGGAGCCTGGGTTTTATCTCTTCCTCGGATTTGTCCTCGCCGGACTCGTCCTGTCGAGCGCTCTGGAGAACCGTCTCGACCGGGATGGATAG
- the sthA gene encoding Si-specific NAD(P)(+) transhydrogenase — protein MTTREFDSIVIGTGPAGEGAAMKLAKAGHRIAVVEAHNAVGGGCTHWGTIPSKALRHSIQMLADYRRNPLFQHTQHQIEAEFPDLLRAADGVINEQVRTRYRYYQRNRVEVVFGRARFLGEDRVEVQRPGGMTEELRAQHIVIATGSRPYHPPDVDFTHPRIRDSDSVLGLKHTPRSMTIYGAGVIGCEYASIMGALDVKVNLVDTRDRLLSFLDDEITDALGYHLRQQGVVIRHNETYERVEADDKGVVLHCKSGKKFKTDILLWANGRTGNTHDLGLESIGLTPNQRGQLEVNKSYQTALPHIYAVGDVVGQPALASASYDQGRFVGAHIADGACDWSLIEEFPTGIYTVPEISSVGRTERELTARQIPYEVAQADFKSIARAQITGHTVGMLKLLFHRETLEILGIHCFGEQAAEIVHIGQAIMSQRGEANSIRYFTETTFNYPTMAEAYRVAALNGLNRLF, from the coding sequence ATGACCACCAGAGAATTCGACAGCATCGTCATCGGAACCGGACCCGCCGGAGAAGGCGCGGCAATGAAGCTCGCCAAGGCCGGGCATCGGATCGCCGTAGTCGAGGCCCACAACGCGGTCGGCGGCGGCTGCACCCATTGGGGCACCATCCCCAGCAAGGCGCTGCGCCACTCGATCCAGATGCTTGCGGACTATCGGCGCAACCCCCTGTTCCAGCACACGCAGCATCAGATCGAAGCGGAATTTCCCGACCTTCTGCGCGCCGCGGACGGCGTGATCAACGAGCAGGTCCGCACCCGGTATCGCTATTATCAGCGCAATCGGGTCGAGGTCGTGTTCGGACGTGCGCGCTTCCTCGGCGAGGATCGGGTCGAGGTCCAACGCCCGGGCGGCATGACCGAAGAGCTGCGCGCTCAGCACATCGTCATCGCCACGGGATCGCGACCCTACCATCCGCCGGATGTGGATTTCACTCACCCGCGCATCCGCGACAGCGACTCCGTCCTCGGACTGAAGCACACACCGCGATCCATGACCATCTATGGTGCAGGGGTCATCGGCTGCGAGTACGCCTCGATCATGGGCGCGCTCGATGTGAAGGTGAATCTGGTCGATACACGCGACCGACTCCTGTCCTTCCTCGACGACGAGATCACGGACGCACTCGGCTATCACCTGCGCCAGCAAGGCGTGGTGATCCGACACAACGAGACCTACGAGCGCGTCGAGGCCGATGACAAGGGTGTGGTGCTGCACTGCAAGTCAGGCAAGAAATTCAAGACCGACATCCTGCTTTGGGCCAACGGACGGACCGGCAATACCCACGACCTGGGGCTCGAGAGCATCGGACTGACACCCAATCAGCGCGGACAGCTCGAGGTCAACAAGAGCTACCAGACCGCCTTGCCGCACATCTATGCCGTCGGCGACGTGGTCGGCCAGCCCGCACTGGCCAGTGCCAGCTACGATCAGGGGCGATTCGTCGGTGCGCACATCGCCGACGGCGCCTGCGACTGGTCGCTGATCGAGGAATTCCCGACCGGGATCTATACGGTCCCGGAGATCAGCTCCGTGGGCCGGACCGAGCGCGAGCTCACAGCTCGGCAGATCCCCTACGAAGTCGCCCAGGCAGACTTCAAGAGTATCGCTCGCGCCCAAATCACGGGACACACGGTCGGCATGCTCAAGCTCCTGTTCCACCGCGAGACCTTGGAGATCTTGGGAATTCACTGCTTCGGCGAACAGGCCGCCGAGATCGTCCATATCGGTCAGGCGATCATGTCCCAGCGCGGCGAGGCCAACAGCATCCGTTACTTCACCGAGACCACCTTCAACTATCCCACGATGGCGGAAGCCTATCGGGTCGCCGCACTCAACGGCTTGAATCGGCTCTTCTAA
- a CDS encoding DUF2092 domain-containing protein, with protein sequence MIQPNQRMVDVRRLVQVTGFALSLGVASSAVAEGPDVDPEADRILRDMSTYLSGLAAFSVRAEVDDEVIDLAGQKLQLSSSATLMLERPDHFHAHRQGPLADVEILFDGQTLTLHGRREQIYAAIDAPGSIDAALTELRAATGLDAPAGDLFVSDPYPGLMTDVTRGAYLGTAYVDGTAAHHLAFRAATVDWQIWVRTGDQPLPLKYVITSKWVTGAPQYAVRFRDWNTAPTFEAGQFTFLAPEGARQLETLSVDDLGVLTIEENQQ encoded by the coding sequence TTGATCCAGCCAAATCAGCGAATGGTCGATGTCAGGAGGCTCGTCCAAGTGACGGGGTTTGCCCTGAGCCTCGGGGTTGCGAGCAGTGCCGTGGCCGAAGGCCCGGACGTCGATCCCGAGGCGGATCGGATCCTGCGCGACATGTCGACCTATCTGAGCGGTCTGGCCGCCTTCAGCGTGCGTGCGGAGGTCGATGACGAGGTCATCGATCTCGCCGGTCAGAAGCTGCAACTGAGCAGCTCGGCAACCCTGATGCTGGAACGACCCGATCATTTCCATGCTCATCGTCAAGGGCCCCTGGCCGATGTGGAGATCCTCTTCGACGGCCAGACCCTGACCCTGCATGGTCGGCGCGAGCAGATCTATGCCGCCATCGATGCCCCCGGCAGCATCGATGCCGCGCTGACCGAACTGCGCGCCGCGACCGGTCTCGATGCCCCGGCCGGCGATCTCTTCGTGTCCGATCCCTATCCGGGTCTGATGACCGATGTCACCCGGGGTGCCTATCTCGGGACCGCCTACGTGGACGGAACCGCGGCGCACCACCTTGCCTTTCGCGCCGCCACGGTCGATTGGCAGATCTGGGTCCGGACCGGCGATCAACCGCTGCCGTTGAAATACGTCATCACCAGCAAGTGGGTGACGGGCGCGCCGCAATACGCCGTGCGGTTTCGTGACTGGAACACCGCGCCGACATTCGAGGCCGGTCAGTTCACCTTCCTTGCGCCCGAGGGCGCGCGGCAACTCGAGACGCTCTCGGTCGACGACCTGGGTGTGCTCACGATCGAGGAGAATCAGCAATGA
- a CDS encoding alpha/beta hydrolase translates to MQQRLIKIGLALLATLLLAGCATSARQLMPTPILYQLPGGQPVFEVTETSRQTPDVDLLFITDRAPPTPAELEAHAKDEARPAYGQERARHIAFGSVRVRMVPGLDWETLSEQSQLAERTREVNLELGPVRELGVYPEEPYPVSKGADGKVLRDRAELARHFEAKAELQGEVERRLAQAPKKELMLYVHGFNETFATAAFTAAELCHFLGREQVCAFFTWPASTTGNFLISYTTTTESADYAVAHLKKTIRTLATTPGLERLQILAHSRGTALTLRAVSELVTEAIAAGKEPIDLYKIDNLVLLSPDIDVDIAGQQITGFLSDPELMTVWPEGRLPRVLQGRLTIYASPEDRALLVSRILFRSRNRVGQLRPEDIPDRAQRYFEAVGRIDLITYEGKRTDAFGHSYFTTNPQVSSDLIQLIRYGKQLGEPGRELTKTGRVTWEFPVDGS, encoded by the coding sequence ATGCAACAACGACTCATCAAGATCGGTCTCGCGCTCCTGGCCACCCTTCTGCTCGCCGGCTGCGCCACCAGCGCGCGCCAACTGATGCCGACACCGATCCTGTATCAACTTCCAGGCGGACAGCCGGTGTTCGAGGTCACCGAGACGTCTCGGCAGACTCCCGATGTCGACCTTCTTTTCATCACCGACCGGGCCCCGCCAACGCCCGCGGAGCTCGAGGCGCACGCCAAAGACGAGGCGCGGCCGGCTTACGGCCAAGAGCGTGCCCGGCACATCGCCTTCGGCTCCGTGCGGGTACGGATGGTGCCGGGGTTGGACTGGGAGACCCTGAGCGAGCAGAGCCAGCTCGCCGAGCGCACCCGGGAGGTCAATCTGGAGCTGGGGCCGGTGCGGGAATTGGGCGTCTATCCGGAGGAGCCCTACCCGGTGTCCAAGGGCGCCGACGGCAAGGTGCTGCGTGATCGTGCCGAGCTCGCGCGCCACTTCGAGGCCAAGGCCGAGCTCCAAGGCGAGGTGGAGCGCAGGCTGGCGCAGGCGCCGAAGAAAGAACTCATGCTCTACGTCCACGGCTTCAACGAGACCTTCGCCACCGCCGCCTTTACCGCCGCGGAACTGTGTCACTTCCTCGGCCGCGAGCAGGTCTGCGCCTTCTTCACCTGGCCCGCCTCCACCACCGGCAATTTCCTGATCTCCTACACCACCACCACCGAGTCCGCCGACTACGCGGTCGCGCATCTGAAGAAGACGATCCGCACCCTCGCCACGACCCCGGGGCTTGAGCGGTTGCAGATCCTGGCCCACAGCCGCGGCACGGCCCTGACCTTGCGCGCCGTGAGCGAGTTGGTGACGGAGGCGATCGCCGCCGGCAAAGAGCCGATCGACCTGTACAAGATCGACAACCTGGTTTTGCTCTCGCCGGACATCGACGTGGACATCGCCGGTCAGCAGATCACCGGCTTCCTCTCCGATCCGGAATTGATGACGGTCTGGCCGGAGGGGCGTCTACCGCGGGTGCTTCAGGGCCGCTTGACCATCTATGCCTCGCCGGAGGACCGCGCCCTATTGGTCTCCCGCATCCTGTTCCGCAGTCGCAACCGGGTCGGTCAGCTGCGCCCGGAGGACATCCCGGACCGAGCACAGCGCTACTTCGAGGCCGTCGGGCGCATCGACCTGATCACCTACGAGGGCAAGCGCACCGATGCCTTCGGCCACTCCTACTTCACCACCAATCCGCAGGTCAGCTCAGATCTGATCCAATTGATCCGCTACGGCAAGCAGTTGGGCGAGCCGGGCCGGGAGCTAACCAAGACCGGACGGGTGACCTGGGAGTTTCCGGTGGATGGGTCATGA